A window of the Vigna angularis cultivar LongXiaoDou No.4 chromosome 3, ASM1680809v1, whole genome shotgun sequence genome harbors these coding sequences:
- the LOC108325165 gene encoding probable beta-D-xylosidase 5 has product MKKQVWFLSIFLSFLILPTSCQKHACDTGSATKSNFSFCDTSLSYEDRAKDLVSRLTLEEKAQQLVDPSAGISRLGVPAYEWWSEALHGVSNLGPGTRFNKTVPGATSFPAVILSAASFNESLWNKMGQVVSTEARAMYNVDLAGLTFWSPNVNVFRDPRWGRGQETPGEDPLLVSRYAVNYVRGLQEVEDEASAKADRLKVSSCCKHYTAYDIDNWKGIDRFHFDAKVTKQDLEDTYQPPFKKCVEEGHVSSVMCSYNRVNGVPTCADPDLLKGIIRGQWGLDGYIVSDCDSVEVYYDAIHYTATPEDAVALALKAGLNMNCGDFLKKYTANAVNLKKVDVATVDQALVYNYIVLMRLGLFDDPKSLPFANLGPSDVCTKDNQQLSVDAAKQGIVLLENNGALPLSQTIIKKLVVIGPNANATEVMISNYAGIPCRYTSPLQGLRKYISSVKYAPGCSDVKCGNQSLIAAAVKAAISADAVVLVVGLDQSIEAEGLDRENLTLPGFQGKLVKDVAGATKGKVILVIMAAGPTDISFSKNVSNIGGILWVGYPGQAGGDAIAQVIFGDYNPGGRSPFTWYPQSYVDQVPMTDMNMRANISRNFPGRTYRFYNGTSLYEFGHGLSYSTFSMNVESAPSTIMVQSTSISEAHNIFSSGSATQVESVSKGQAVDISSINCEDLTFLLVIGVKNNGPLNGSHVVLVFWEPATSDLVTGAPIKQLIGFERVYVTMGMTEFVTVKVDICQLLSNLDNDGKRKLVIGQHTILIGSSSETQVRHHIDVKFSGSMKAKEFKSE; this is encoded by the exons ATGAAAAAACAAGTTTGGTTCTTATCCATTTTCCTTTCATTTCTGATTCTTCCAACTTCTTGCCAAAAACATGCATGTGACACAGGCTCTGCTACGAAAAGCAACTTTTCATTTTGTGACACTTCTCTATCTTATGAGGACAGGGCGAAAGACTTGGTGTCACGCCTAACACTGGAAGAAAAGGCACAGCAACTAGTGGACCCTTCTGCGGGCATTTCCCGGCTGGGTGTGCCTGCTTATGAATGGTGGTCAGAGGCACTTCATGGTGTCTCAAACTTAGGGCCAGGGACACGTTTTAACAAAACGGTGCCAGGTGCCACTAGCTTCCCAGCAGTGATACTGTCAGCTGCAAGCTTTAATGAAAGTCTGTGGAACAAGATGGGGCAGGTTGTTTCAACAGAAGCTAGAGCCATGTACAATGTGGACTTGGCTGGGTTGACATTTTGGAGTCCTAACGTGAATGTGTTCCGCGACCCTAGGTGGGGACGTGGCCAAGAAACTCCAGGGGAAGACCCCTTGCTGGTGTCTAGATATGCTGTCAACTATGTTCGTGGCTTACAAGAAGTGGAGGACGAGGCAAGTGCTAAAGCTGATAGGCTTAAGGTTTCAAGTTGTTGTAAGCATTATACTGCCTATGACATTGACAATTGGAAAGGCATTGATCGCTTTCATTTTGATGCAAAG GTGACAAAGCAAGACTTGGAGGACACGTATCAGCCTCCATTCAAGAAATGTGTGGAGGAGGGGCATGTTAGCAGTGTTATGTGTTCTTATAATAGGGTGAATGGTGTTCCTACATGTGCTGATCCAGATCTTCTCAAAGGAATAATAAGAGGCCAGTGGGGTCTAGATGG ATATATTGTTTCGGATTGTGATTCGGTGGAAGTCTATTATGATGCAATTCATTACACTGCGACTCCTGAAGATGCAGTGGCTCTTGCACTTAAAGCAG GTTTAAACATGAACTGTGGCGATTTTCTGAAAAAATACACTGCAAATGCAGTAAACTTGAAAAAAGTAGACGTAGCAACAGTAGACCAAGCCTTGGTGTACAACTACATAGTCCTGATGAGATTGGGCTTATTTGATGACCCCAAGTCACTTCCATTTGCAAACCTTGGGCCATCTGATGTGTGCACTAAAGACAACCAGCAACTGTCTGTAGATGCTGCAAAGCAAGGAATAGTTTTGCTGGAAAACAATGGAGCTCTTCCCTTATCCCAAACtatcattaaaaaattggtTGTGATCGGACCAAATGCCAATGCAACAGAAGTTATGATCAGCAACTATGCTGGCATTCCTTGCCGCTACACCAGTCCTTTACAAGGACTACGAAAGTACATTTCTTCAGTAAAGTATGCACCTGGTTGTAGCGATGTAAAATGTGGTAATCAGAGCCTCATTGCAGCAGCAGTTAAGGCAGCAATTTCGGCTGATGCAGTGGTGTTGGTGGTGGGATTAGACCAATCTATTGAAGCAGAGGGCCTGGATAGAGAGAACCTGACATTACCTGGCTTTCAAGGGAAGCTTGTGAAAGATGTGGCCGGGGCTACAAAAGGAAAAGTGATTTTAGTGATAATGGCAGCCGGTCCAACTGACATTTCCTTCTCTAAAAATGTCAGCAACATAGGAGGAATATTGTGGGTAGGGTATCCTGGCCAAGCTGGAGGGGATGCTATTGCCCAAGTAATATTTGGAGACTATAACCCAG GTGGAAGGTCTCCTTTTACATGGTATCCACAATCCTATGTTGATCAAGTGCCCATGACAGACATGAACATGAGAGCCAACATCAGTAGAAATTTCCCTGGAAGAACCTATAGGTTTTACAATGGTACTTCCCTCTATGAATTTGGTCATGGATTAAGCTATTCCACATTCTCCATGAATGTTGAATCTGCTCCCTCCACCATAATGGTTCAAAGCACATCCATTTCTGAAGCACATAACATCTTTTCTTCTGGCTCAGCCACCCAAGTTGAGTCTGTCTCCAAGGGTCAAGCTGTTGACATTTCCTCCATAAATTGTGAGGACTTGACATTTTTGCTTGTGATTGGTGTGAAGAACAATGGACCCCTAAATGGATCACATGTGGTGCTAGTGTTCTGGGAGCCAGCAACTTCAGACCTGGTGACTGGTGCTCCAATTAAACAGCTTATAGGATTTGAAAGAGTATATGTTACGATGGGGATGACAGAGTTTGTGACAGTGAAAGTTGATATATGCCAACTGCTAAGTAACTTGGATAATGATGGCAAAAGAAAGTTAGTGATTGGACAACACACTATTTTGATTGGTTCCTCCAGTGAAACCCAGGTTAGACACCACATTGATGTTAAATTTTCAGGGAGTATGAAGGCCAAGGAGTTCAAGTCTGAATGA
- the LOC108325166 gene encoding uncharacterized protein LOC108325166 gives MEGLIPYLIHAMKKQKPDIKRSYRSFSHSESSNRSYHLLLASDGSSHRRTRSDFQPPTTEFLEQRHGADAVCPSVNVKSSYAAQHSTNITVRHRN, from the coding sequence ATGGAAGGTTTGATTCCATATCTGATTCATGCgatgaagaagcaaaagccTGATATTAAGCGCAGCTACAGAAGCTTCTCCCATTCTGAAAGCTCAAACCGCAGCTACCATTTGCTGTTGGCATCTGATGGATCTTCTCACAGGAGAACAAGGTCTGATTTTCAGCCTCCCACAACTGAGTTCTTAGAGCAGAGACATGGTGCTGATGCTGTATGTCCTTCTGTCAATGTTAAATCTTCTTATGCTGCTCAACACTCTACCAATATCACTGTTCGCCATCGCAATTGA
- the LOC108326404 gene encoding vacuolar-sorting receptor 1, with product MKLRRSSFCVCLGFLVLFLSAPSMAKFVVEKNSLTVTSPDNIKGTHDSAIGNFGIPQYGGSMAGNVVYPKDNKKGCKEFDESGISFKSKPGALPTIVLLDRGNCFFALKVWNAQKAGASAVLVADDIEEKLITMDTPEEDGSSAKYIENITIPSALIEKSFGGKLKDAISNGDMVNVNLDWREAVPHPDDRVEYELWTNSNDECGVKCDMLMEFVKDFKGAAQILEKGGYSQFTPHYITWYCPQAFTLSKQCKSQCINHGRYCAPDPEQDFSTGYDGKDVVIENLRQLCVFKVANETKKPWVWWDYVTDFQIRCPMKEKKYNKKCADAVIESLGLDLKKIERCMGDPNSDSENPVLKEEQDAQVGKGSRGDVTILPTLVVNNRQYRGKLEKGAVMKAICAGFEETTEPAICLSSDVETNECLENNGGCWQDKSANITACKDTFRGRVCECPLVDGVQFKGDGYTTCAASGPGRCKINNGGCWHEARNGHAYSACLDDGGVKCKCPAGFKGDGVKNCEDIDECREKKGCQCPECSCKNTWGSYECTCSGDLLYIRDHDTCISKTARQEGRSAWTAFWVILVGLVMAAAGAYLLYKYRIRSYMDSEIRAIMAQYMPLDSQSEVVNHANDERA from the exons ATGAAGCTTCGGAGATCTTCGTTCTGCGTCTGTCTAGGGTTTCTGGTGCTGTTCCTTTCGGCGCCGTCAATGGCGAAATTCGTGGTGGAGAAGAACAGTTTGACGGTGACGTCACCGGACAACATCAAGGGAACGCACGATAGCGCGATTGGGAACTTTGGGATACCTCAATACGGAGGCAGCATGGCTGGGAACGTGGTGTATCCTAAGGACAATAAAAAGGGTTGCAAGGAGTTTGATGAGTCTGGGATTTCCTTCAAATCTAAACCCGGTGCTCTTCCCACTATCGTTTTGCTCGATCGAGGAA ATTGTTTCTTTGCTTTGAAGGTCTGGAATGCACAAAAGGCCGGAGCTTCTGCTGTTCTTGTTGCAGATGACATTGAGGAAAAGTTGATCACCATGGACACTCCTGAAGAAGATGGGTCTTCTGCAAAATATATAGAGAACATAACAATACCATCTGCCCTCATTGaaaaaagttttggtggaaagtTAAAGGATGCCATAAGTAATGGGGATATGGTCAATGTAAATCTGGATTGGAGAGAGGCTGTCCCCCACCCAGATGATCGTGTGGAGTATGAACTGTGGACCAACAGCAATGATGAGTGTGGAGTTAAATGTGACATGTTGATGGAATTTGTGAAAGATTTTAAGGGTGCGGCACAGATATTAGAGAAAGGTGGTTATTCTCAATTTACGCCCCATTATATAACTTGGTACTGTCCTCAGGCATTCACATTAAGCAAACAGTGCAAGTCCCAGTGCATAAATCATGGGAGATATTGTGCTCCAGATCCTGAGCAGGATTTCAGTACTGGATATGACGGAAAGGATGTGGTTATTGAAAATTTAAGGCAGCTATGTGTTTTCAAGGTGGCTAATGAAACCAAAAAGCCTTGGGTGTGGTGGGATTATGTCACTGATTTTCAAATTAGATGCCCAATGAAGGAGAAAAAATACAACAAGAAGTGTGCAGATGCTGTCATTGAATCACTTG GCCTTGATCTTAAAAAGATTGAAAGGTGCATGGGAGATCCAAATAGTGATTCTGAAAATCCTGTTTTGAAAGAAGAGCAAGATGCCCAG GTTGGGAAGGGATCACGAGGTGACGTTACCATATTGCCTACCCTAGTTGTCAACAATAGACAGTATCGAG GGAAATTGGAGAAAGGTGCTGTTATGAAAGCTATTTGTGCTGGTTTCGAAGAAACTACTGAACCTGCTATTTGTTTGAGCAGTG ATGTGGAGACAAATGAGTGCTTGGAGAATAATGGTGGTTGTTGGCAGGATAAATCAGCTAATATCACCGCATGCAAG GATACGTTCCGTGGGAGAGTATGTGAGTGCCCCTTGGTGGATGGTGTGCAGTTCAAAGGAGATGGTTATACAACATGTGCAG CTAGTGGACCTGGGCGGTGCAAGATAAACAACGGAGGTTGTTGGCATGAAGCTCGGAATGGGCATGCATATTCTGCCTGTTTG GATGATGGAGGGGTAAAATGCAAGTGTCCTGCAGGCTTTAAAGGTGACGGTGTCAAAAATTGTGAAG ACATTGATGAATGCAGAGAGAAGAAAGGTTGTCAGTGCCCTGAATGTAGCTGCAAGAATACTTGGGGCAGCTATGAGTGCACTTGCAGTGGAGATCTTTTGTATATAAGGGACCACGATACTTGCATAA GTAAAACTGCCCGTCAGGAGGGAAGATCAGCTTGGACTGCTTTTTGGGTTATTTTAGTTGGCTTAGTTATGGCTGCTGCTGGGGCATACCTCCTGTACAAATATAGAATAAGG TCTTATATGGATTCCGAGATCAGAGCCATCATGGCACAGTATATGCCCTTGGACAGCCAATCAGAGGTTGTAAATCATGCCAACGATGAAAGAGCGTGA